One Streptomyces umbrinus genomic window, GGACGCCGCCCGGTGCGTACGAGGGGGACGCCCAGGCCGTCGAACCAGCGAACCCCCTCGTCGGTGAGCGCGAACCCCGTGTCCTGTCGGAGCAGTCCGCGGCCGGTCAGCGCGTCGGTGACGGCGATGCCGAGGCGGCCGGCCAGGTGGTCGTAGCAGGTGCGGCCCCTGGCCATCGCGCTGCCCGCACCGGCCTCGCGCAGGGTGCGCGGTCGTACGGCGGTCGTCGGCGCGACCTGGGCGGCGAGATCCTCGACGAGTTGGGCGACCCGGGCGTCGGCCAGTCGTACGTACCGGTGCCGCCCCTGCCGTTCCTCGGCGAGCAGCCCGCCCGCGACGAGCTTGCCCAGGTGCTCGCTGGCCGTCGACGCGGCGACCCCCGCGTGCCGGGCCAGCTCCCCGGCGGTCCACGCCCGCCCGTCGAGCAGGGCCAGCAGAAAACCGGCCCGCGTCTCGTCGGCGACGAGAGAGGCGAGGGCGGCGAGCCCGGCGGCCTCGGCGCGCGCACTGCTCGTACGGCCCGTACGTGAGGAGGTCATGCACTCAGGATGCGCGACGCATGGTTCGGCCGACGCCGAAGGATGAAAAGCTGGGGCGAAGCCCCGCTTTTCAGGGGCGCGGGGCTGTATCGATGTGCGGCTCCGCCGTGTGGGCGCGACCAGCCCACACCGGCCCGCAGAAAACAACACGGCCTCTACCCCCGCAGCCCCTCAAACTGCAACGCCAACCCGTCCAGCAACGCCCTGAGCCCCGTCTCGAAGGCCCGCTCGTCGATCTTCTCCTGCTGCTCGGCAAGGAGATGGGCCTGCCCGAGATGCGGATAGTCGGCGGGATCGTACGCGGTCTCGTCGTCCACGAAGCCCCCGGCGAACGATCCCAGCGCGGAGCCCATCACGAAGTACCGCATCAGCGCGCCGATGGACGTGGCCTGGGCGGGGGGCCACCCCGCCTCGACCATCGCTCCGAAGACGGCGTCGGCGAGTCGCAGTCCGGCCGGGCGGCGGCCGGGGCCGCGGGCCAGGACCGGGACGATGTTCGGGTGGTCGCGCAGGGCGGCCCGGTAGGAGACGGCCCAGTCGTGCAGCGCGGTGCGCCAGTCGCGCCCGTCCTCGAACATCGACAGGTCGACCTGCCCGCTCACGGAGTCCGCGACCGCCTCCAGGATCTGGTCCTTCGTGCGGAAGTGGTTGTAGAGGGACGGACCGCTCACACCCAGTTCGGCGGCGAGCCGGCGTGTCGAGACGGCGGCCAGGCCCTCGGCGTCCACCAGCGTCCGGGCCGCCCCGACGATCCGGTCGGTGCTGAGGAGGGGCTTGCGCGGTCTGGCCATGGCGCACATAGTAGGGCTGCGAACCAGAAACTAGCAGCGCTAATTTAATGCCGCAGCAGTCATGTCGCGGCCGTCACGTGGCCTTCGACCGGGAGGACTCGCCATGAACCTGGGGCTCAGCGAGGAGCAGGCCGCCGTCCGACGGCTCGCCAGGGACTTCGTCGACCGGGAGATCGCCCCGCACGTCGTCGCCTGGGACCGGGCGGAGGAGGTCGACCGCTCGATCGTGAAGAAGCTCGGCGATGTCGGCTTCCTGGGCCTCACGGTCGACGAGGAGTACGGCGGCTCCGGCGGCGACCACCTCGCGTACTGCCTGGTGACGGAGGAGCTGGGCCGGGGTGACTCCTCGGTCCGCGGTATCGTCTCGGTCTCCCTCGGCCTCGTCGCCAAGACCATCGCGTCCTGGGGGAGCGAGGAGCAGAAGCGGCAGTGGCTGCCGGGGCTCACCTCGGGCGCGTACGTCGGCTGCTTCGGTCTCACCGAACCGGGCACCGGCTCCGACGCGGGCAACCTCTCGACCAGGGCGGTGCGCGACGGCGACGACTACGTGATCAGCGGCAGCAAGATGTTCATCACCAACGGCACCTGGGCCGACGTCGTGCTGCTCTTCGCCCGCTCGACCGACGCCCCAGGCCACAAGGGCGTCTCCGCCTTCCTCATACCCACCGACACCCCCGGCCTGACCCGCCGCACCGTCCACGGCAAGCTCGGACTGCGCGGCCAGGCCACCGCGGAGCTGGCACTTGAGGACGTCCGCGTGCCCGCCTCGACGATGCTCGGCCCCGAGGGCAAGGGCTTCTCCATCGCGATGTCCGCGCTGGCCAAGGGCCGGATGTCCGTCGCGGCCGGCTGTGTCGGCATCGCCCAGGCCGCGCTGGACGCCGCCGTGACGTACGCGACCGAGCGCGAGCAGTTCGGCAAGACCATCGCCCACCACCAGCTCGTCCAGGAACTGCTCAGCGACATCGCCGTGGACGTCGACGCGGCCCGGCTGCTCACCTGGCGGGTCGCCGATCTCGTCGACCGGGGCGAGCCGTTCGCCACCGAGTCCTCCAAGGCCAAGCTCTTCGCCTCGGAGGCCGCCGTGCGCGCCGCGAACAACGCCCTCCAGGTCTTCGGCGGCTACGGCTACATCGACGAGTACCCGGTCGGCAAGCTGCTGCGCGACGCCCGCGTGATGACCCTGTACGAGGGCACCAGCCAGATCCAGAAACTGGTCATCGGCCGTGCGCTGACAGGGATTTCGGCCTTCTGAGTACGCGTCTGAGTATGCGAGCGGATGTGGCTGCGGCCAGGTGGGCCGACTCTGGTGCGCATGAGTGAGACACCGGTCAAGCAGCAGAACACCGCCGCCTTCTACGGCCAGGCGGTCCTATCGTTCGGCGTCGCCGTCGTCGCGACCACCATCGGCATCTTCAAGCTGGAGGCCGACACCTGGGTGCGCGCCTTCCTGGGGATCGCCGTCCTCTACCTCGTCACCTCCGCCTTCACCCTCGCCAAGGTGATCCGCGACCGTCAGGAGGCCGGGCAGATCGTCAGCCGGGTCGACCAGGCCCGACTGGAGAAGCTCCTCGCCGCACACGACCCCTTCGAGAAGCTGTGAAGCCGAAGTCCTGAAGCGGTGAAGCTCCGAGCGGGTTTTCCACGCCTCTGATCGGGCACTCTAAGCGCCCGCTCAGTATCGGAGGTATGGTGTTCGTTCTGCCAGTGGAAGGGGCGAACCAGCGATGAGTACGGCGGAGGAGACGGCCGGTGCGGAGATGCCGCCGTGGGCCGAGGTCACCCCGGACGCGGCCCGGCGGCTGCTCGTCGCCGCCGTGGAGGCCTTCGCCGAGCGCGGGTACCACGCGACGACGACCCGTGACATCGCCGGCCGGGCGGGGATGAGCCCGGCCGCGCTCTACATCCACTACAAGACCAAGGAAGAACTGCTCCACCGGATCAGCAGGATCGGCCACGAGAAGGCCCTGGAGATCCTGCGGACGGCGGCCCAGGGCGAGGGCGGTGCCGCCGAGCGGCTGGCGGACGCCGTGAGCTCCTTCGTCCGCTGGCACGCAGGTGGGCGTACCACCGCCCGGGTCGTGCAGTACGAACTGGACTCGCTCGGCCCGGACGCCCGGGCCGAGATCATCGCCCTGCGCCGCCAGGTCGACGCCGAGGTCCGCGGCATCATCCAGGACGGTGTGGCGGCGGGCGACTTCGACGTCCCGGACGTCCCGGGCACCACCCTCGCGGTCCTCTCCCTGTGCATCGACGTGGCCCGCTGGTTCAACGTCAACGGCACGAGGACACCGGACGAGGTGGGCACCCTCTACGCGGACCTGGTCCTGAGGATGGTCGGGGCCAGGAAATAGCCCGCTGGGTTGTTCGCGCCGCGCAGGGCGCCCCTCAAGGGGCGCGGGGAACTGCGCGACCAGCCCCAACGCACCCGCGGCCAACACGCGACCGGTCAGAAGTAGTACCGAGACACCGACTCAGCCGCACAAACCGGCTTGTCGCCCCCCTCACGCTCCACGGTGAAGCCCACGGACACCTGCACCCCGCCCGGCACCTCATCGACACCGGTGATCTTCGCCGTCGCGCGCAGCCGCGACCCCACCGGCACAGGAGCGGGAAAACGAACCTTGTTCGTCCCGTAGTTGACACCCATCTTGACGCCCTCGACCTTGATCAGCTGCGGCCCGAACAGCGGCAGCAGCGACAACGTCAGATACCCGTGGGCAATCGTCGTCCCAAAGGGACCCGCCGCGGCCTTCTCGGGGTCCACGTGGATCCACTGGTGGTCCCCTGTCGCGTCAGCGAACAGATCGATCCGCTTCTGGTCGACCTCCAGCCAGTCGCTGTACCCCAACTGCTCGTCCACCGCCGCCTTCAGTTCGTCGGCGGACGTGAAGATCCTCGGCTCTGCCATGTCCCTGGCCTCCCGCGTAGCAATGTCTAAGCAACTGCTTAGCATGGTAGGGCGAGAGTTCCCTGTCAACGGACCGGAAGCGTGACGCGTGACAAGGAGGGCGGGCGAGGCAGGTCGACGGCATGGGTAGGCTTCGAGAGGTGCCCCAGATTCCCGAGAAGATCCACGAACTCACGGTCGGCCAGCTGTCGGCCCGCAGCGGTGCCGCGGTCTCGGCCCTGCACTTCTACGAGTCCAAGGGCCTGATCAGCAGCCGCCGCACGACAGGCAATCAGCGCCGCTACCACCGCGACGCACTGCGCCGCGTCGCCTTCGTGCGGGCCGCGCAGCGGGTCGGCATCCCGCTGGCCACGATCCGCGACGCGCTCGCCGAGCTGCCCGAGGAGCGCACTCCGACGCGCGAGGACTGGGCCCGCCTCTCGGAGGCCTGGCGGTCCGAACTCGACGAGCGCATCAAGCAGTTGGGCCGCCTGCGCGACCACCTCACCGACTGCATCGGCTGCGGCTGTCTCTCGCTGGAGACCTGCGTACTGTCCAACCCCGACGACGTCTTCGGTGAACGGCAGAGCGGCTCCCGCCTGATGGTGGAACGCCCGGGCGCCAGGAACCAGCGCGAGCAGCCGGAGAAGGAGCCCAGGAACTGCGGCTGAAGCGGCCACTGGGCTTCTGGGGCCCGGGCCCTTCAGACCTCGGGCTCTTGAGGCCTGGGCTCCTCAGGCCCCGGGCTCCTGGGCTCTCGGGCTCCTGGGCTCTCGGGTTCTTGGGCCCCCGCGCTTCTGGGCCCCGGGTTCCTGGGACCTCGGGTTGCCATGGCCTCGGGTTCTGAGGCCCGGGGCTCTTGAGACCCCGGGCCCCTCCTCACTCGTACTCCGTGCCGCCCTTGCGTGTCAGATACGCCGGGCTGACCGCCTTCGCGACGGCCCGGCCGCCCGTCACCGGGCTGTACCGCTCGGTGGCGGGCCTGATCACGACACCCTCGCGCAGATGCAGCCCCTGCCCGGACACCGTCTCGCGCCCGGAGGCGAACTCCAGGACGCGGCCGATGTCGTACGGACCCTCGTAGAGCCGTGGCACGAGCGGCAGTTCGCCCGTGAGCAGCTTCGTCGCGTCCAGCCAGCGGACCTCGCCGTCGATCTCCGCGGACACGTCGAACACGGCGTATCCGAGCGACTCGCGGCGGCCGTCGGCGCCGTAGGTGAGGTCCTGTACGCCCGCTCCGTACACCTCGCCGAAGACGCCGACGCGGCGCGCGCCGAGCCGCTCGGCGAGCCGGGCCGCGGCCGCGGTGACGCCGTGGCCGTGGACCGCGCGCCAGTACAGGTTGCGCGGGTCCTCCGTCAGGGCCAGGTACTTGGCGCCGAAGCCCTTCGAGGAGACCTGGACGCGGCCGTCCTCGGCGAAGTACGTGAGCAGGCAGGCCGAGCCGTGCAGTTTCTCGGTCAGGACCACGTCCTCGCCCGGGGTGAAGATGTCCGGGTAGCGCTGGATGTTCTCGATGTCGACCCAGGGCAGCAGATCGGGGGCCGGCTCGACCTCGCCGTCCATCGTGGGCGGTATCGGCGGCACCCACTTGGTGATGCCGAGCCGCTCGGCGAAGTCCGTGCCGTCCGCCGCGGCCCGGGCGAGGTCGACGCCCGCCAGCACCTTTGGCCGGCAGACGATCCCCTGCGACAGCTCGCCGCGCAGCCGCACCGCCTTGACCCGGTCCGACCTGCTGCCCGCGAGGCGTCCGGTCAGGCCCAGCTCCTCGATCAGCTCCTCTGGCAGCACGGACTGCTCGGGGATGTAGACGGCGGTCTCACCGGTGCGGTACACGCCCTTGGCGACGACTGCTCGGTACAGGCCCACCTGGGCCAGTTCGAGCGCGTCGGCGTTCGGATGCTCGTGGACGGTCAGCACTTCGGCGGTGACGCGCAGCGTCGACATGGTGGGACTCCTCGGGTTCCTCAGACCGGTCTCATCGCCTCCAACTGTCCGTACGGGAAAGGGGTGGAGCGAGGGATTTTGGGGCTGCTATGTGTTCCGCTTGAGGGTGGGTGGTGACGTGCGGGCCCGGTGGGGGCTGGTCGCGCAGTTCCCCGCGCCCCTAAGGGGCGCGCCCCTTACGGAGAACGCCGCGCTCTCTCGTGCTGGACCAGCCCCTCTGTCACCAACTCCGCGTTGGACAGCGCCCGTTGGCCGTTCGGCAGGAACAGCGTGTCCTCCAGGCCGATCCGTGTTGCGAGACCGAGGCGTCCGGCGAGCCGCAGGACGGGCCAGGTGCCGCCCTCCTCGCCGTGCAGCAGAACGGGACGGCCGTGAGTGACGGTGAGTGCGGCCAGCAGCCCCCGGGCCGAGTCCTCCGCCGTGTCGGGGTTCGGGTCCGTGACCTCCGCCAGGATGCGCAGGACCCGTGGGGCGAGTGGTGAGGCCGCGAAGCGTGCGGCTCCGTCCGTGTCGGACCAGATGCCCGCCTCCACGGCCACGCCACGCTCCAGGAGTGCGGCGGCGACCTGCTCGGCTCCCGGCTCGTGCCAGTTGACCGAGGCGTGGTCGGGCAGGACGGTCCATTCGCGGACGCGGGCCACGCGGGTGGCGGGGTCGGGCTCGGCCCAGGCTCCGGTGGTCACGCCGACGGGGGCGGTGACCCGGGAACGTATTTGCTCCAGCGTCGCTGCAACCGCTTTCGGCGACAGCGTGTCTTCTCCACAGGGGGACTTGGGATGTACATGGATGTCCGACGCCCCGACCGCGACGGCCTCCGCCGCGGAGTCGGCCATCGCCGCCGGCGACAACGGCACGAGAGCACCGTCGCCGGACCCGCGTCCCCCGTTCACACACACCTGCACCATGCCCCCGATGGTGCCAGGCGCCACTGACAACCGGAGATCGAAGGAGGAACAGGCGATGAGCCTGGCCATCTGCTCGCTCAAGTGGGAAGCCGCGCACACGGGGGCGCAGACGATCACGTACGACAGCGACGGGTACCACCTCGTGCGCTTCCCGTACGTCACGGGGGAGGAGCAGTACGACCCCTGGAACATGCACGACCCGGCGCAGGGCGGCGACAGCGCGTCGACGTTCCCCGACGCCCGCTCGGGCCTGATCTGGCCCAGCCACGACGGCTGGGGCGTACTGTCCGCGATGGTCTTCTGGGAGGCGGACTCCGCCGGACTCGAGTACCGGGCGCGCTACGTCCGGGACCCGCTGAACCTCTCGACGGGCTACAACTCGACGGCCACGACCGACATCGCACCCACCCGGGGCGGCCAGTACCGCACCTACATGTGGCAGATGTTCGTCCATCCGGGGACGCCGCTCGGGCTGAAGATCTCCGTGCGCGGCGCGGGGGACGTGAAGGTCTCTACACCGCTGATGCTCGCCGAGTTCAAGCTCGCCATCCACACCGACGTCAAGACGCCGTAGCCGATCGCCCGGGGGTGCGGTTCCGCCGGCGCACCCCCGGCACGCCTAGCTCGCCACCGACACCAATAGACGCCCTCTTCTGGCTTCTGCCAGGGCCTCGGGCGTGAGAACCGGCCGCGGGACCACGATCCCGCAGGCCGTGCAGACCGGGCCCGTGGACGGTTCGTGGGCCAGGTCGTACTTCCAGGTGAGGCGCTCGCCCGAGCAGACCGGGCAGACGGTGCCCGGCTCGCGCTCCAGGGCGGCGATCAGCCGGCGCAGCACCTCGGCCATCGGCTCATGCGGGTGGACCCGAGGGTCGTCGCACCAGGCGACCCCGAAGCCGCCCCAGGTGAGCCGGTGCCAGTCGTCCACGCTGCCAGGGCTGCGCAGACCGTCGTGCTTCTCCTTCTTGCGGCGCTGTGCGAACTCGACCTCGTAGGCGAGCCATACGGAGCGCGCCTCCTCCAGTTCGTCCAGTGCGGCCACGAGCCGCGCTGGATCGGGGGACCGGTCCTCGGGGCCGAACCCGGCCCGGGAGCACAGATGGTCCCAGGTCGCCCGGTGACCGTAAGGAGCGAACCTCTCAAGGCACTTGCGCAGTGAATAGCGCCGCAGTGCCAGATCGCTCCTCGGGTCGCGCACCTGTCTCGCCAGACTCCGAAAGCCGGCCATCGCCCTGCACCTCCGTCACACCTGCACCTGTACTTCGGTCACTTCGGCGTCGTCGAAAGGACGTCGCCGAATAGACGTATCGACACGCGATTCGGCTCCATCTGTTTTTCGGCGACCGATAAAAAGCCGCCAATCGGACGATTTCGGACCGTCCATCAGACGGTTCTCGGCCGTCCACCGTCTGCTTCTCGCCGTCGGCCGGTGCGGCCGGCGGTGCGTCGGGGGATCCTCCGGCCCCGCCGACGCCAAAAGTGACGCATGTTCATCTTCAAACGCGGGGATACCGGCGGTAACGTCCGGCTCACCCCCGTCGCGAGGAGCCAGCCATGCCCCGGCGTACCCCACGCACCATCCTCGACAGACAGAGAACTCCCCGCAGATTCACCAAGTTCCTCAAGGGCGCATCCATATGCGTTCTCGTTGCCGGTCTTTTGTCTCCGCTTTCCCAGGCGGCCGCCGCGCAGCCCGCCTCGGCGACGGCCGCGGCAGCCGCGAACGACTACTGCGGCGGCCGGTGTTCGGACATCCTCCCGGCGGGCCAGAACGGCAACGCGACCCTTGCCGAGATTCTCCTGAACCAGGCCTTCGGCACCCAGCCCGCACACGCGGACGACCAGCTCGCGCCCTACGGCAGCCTCGCGTCGGGCTACTCCGGGCTCACCGACGCCAAGATCAACGACTTCTTCAGGGACGCCTCGTTCGGGGTCCCCGCCGACCAGGTCGAGTCGACCCTGAAGCCCGCCGGACGCACCGACGTCACGATCGTCCGCGACAAGAAGACCGGTGTGCCGCACATCACAGGCACCACGCGTTACGGCACGGAGTTCGGCGCCGGATACGCGGCCGCCCAGGACCGGCTGTGGCTGATGGACGTCTTCCGGCACGTCGGACGCGGCAAGCTGACCCCCTTCGCCGGCGGCGCACCCTCCAACCAGGGCCTTGAGCAGGAGTTCTGGCGCCATGCCCCCTACACGGAGGCCGATCTCCAGGCCCAGATCGACAACGCCGTCGCCACCAACGGCGCCCGCGGCCGGCAGGCCCTCGACGACGTCAGGGCCTACATCGCCGGCATCAACGCCTACATCGACGCCTCCGACAGCGGCCGCTACTTCCCCGGCGAGTACGTCCTGACCGGCCACAAGGACTCCGTCACCAACGCCGGGACCATCGAGCACTTCAAGGAGACCGACCTGGTCGCCCTCGCCTCCGTCATCGGCGCGCTCTTCGGCTCAGGAGGCGGCGGCGAGGTCAACAACGCCATCTCGCTCCTCGCCGCCCAGTCCAAGTACGGCGTGGAGGAGGGCACCAAGGTCTGGGAGTCCTTCCGCGAGCGCAACGACCCCGAGGCAGTACTCACCGTCCACAACGGCGAGAGCTTCCCGTACGCCACCAAGCCGGCCGACCCCCAGGGCGAAGCCCTGCCCGCCGCGGGCTCGGTGGCCGAGGTGCTGCTGGTCTACGACCGCACGGGCAGCGCGGCCACCGCCACGGCCACCGGGACGTCCGCCGCGGCGACGGCGAGCGCCCTCAGCTCGGCGAAGCGCGGCATGTCCAACGCCCTCGTGGTGAGCGGCAAGAGCACGGCGAGCGGCAACCCGATCGCCGTCTTCGGACCGCAGACCGGCTATTTCGCGCCACAGTTGCTGATGCTCCAGGAGATCCAGGGCCCAGGCCTCAGCGCCCGCGGCGCCTCCTTCGCGGGCCTGAGCATGTACGTCGAACTCGGCCGCGGCCAGGACTACGCGTGGAGCGCCACGACCTCCGGCCAGGACATCATCGACACCTACGCGGTCGAGCTGTGCCAGGACGACACCCACTACCTCTACCGCGGCACCTGCACGGCCATGGAGAAGATCGAGCAGACCAACGCCTGGAAGCCCACCACCGCCGACGGCACCGCGGCCGGCTCGTACCGCATGCAGGTCTGGCGCACCAAATACGGCCCGGTGACGCACCGCGCCACCGTCGACGGCAAACGGGTCGCGTACACCACCCTGCGCTCCTCCTACATGCACGAGGCCGACTCGATCATCGGCTTCCAGATGCTCAACGACCCGGACTATGTGAAGAGCCCCCAGACCTTCCAGTCGGCGGTGCAGCACATCAACTACACCTTCAACTGGTTCTACGCCGACTCGCAGCACACCGCGTACTACAACAGCGGTGACAACCCGGTCCGCGCCAACGGTGTCGACGCCGAGTTCCCGGTCTGGGCGCAGTCCGCGTACGAGTGGAAGAACTGGACGCCGACGACGAACACCGCCGACTACACCCCGGCGTCCGCCCACCCCAACTCCGTCGACCAGGACTACTACATCTCCTGGAACAACAAACAGGCCAAGGACTACACCACGGCTCCCTGGGGCAACGGCTCCGTCCACCGCGGCAACCTCCTGGAGGACCGGGTGAAGAAGCTGGTCACCGCGGGCGGGGTGACCAGGGCGTCGCTCACCAAGGCGATGGCCGACGCGGCGCTGGCCGACCTGCGCGCCGAGGACGTACTGCCGAAGCTGCTGAAGGTCGTCAACAGCTCGCCGGTCACCGACTCGGCTGCCGCGGCGGCCGTGACGAAACTGTCCGACTGGGTGACGGCCGGCGCCAAACGCAAGGAGACCTCGGCCGGTTCGAAGGCGTACGCCAACGCCGAGGCGATCCGCATCCTGGACGCCTGGTGGCCGCTGCTGGTGAAGGCCGAGTTCGAACCCGGTCTCGGCAGCGACCTCTACACCGCCATGACCAGCAACCTCCCCGTGGACGAGGCCCCGTCGGCCGGACACGGGCCCACCGGCTCGCACGCCGGAAGCTCCTTCCAGTACGGCTGGTGGAGCTACGTCCACAAGGACATCCGGGCGGTGCTCGGCGAGACCGTCGAGGGCGGACTCGCCAAGCCGTACTGCGGCGGCGGCAGTCTCAGCGCCTGCCGGACCATCCTGATCAACAGCCTCAAGGAGGCCGCCGCGAAGACCGCCGCCCAGGTCTACCCGGGCGACGACCTCTGCTCGGCCGGCGACCAGTGGTGTGCCGACTCGGTCAACCAGCGCACGCTGGGCGGCATCAAGCACGGCAGGATCAGCTGGCAGAACCGGCCGACCTACCAGCAGGTCGTGGAGTTCGCCTCGCACCGGTGACGACAGGCACCAGCAGGCGGCGGGTCACTGGATGCGGCCCGCCGCCAGCACCACCTGCGCCAACTCCCGGTGGCAGATGTCGCTGTGGGCCCCCGACGGGGCTCCGCCGCGCTTCACCACCGCGGACGCGTCGATGTTCACGCACCCCGACACGGGCAGCTTCGCCCGCAGCGCGTCGGCGAGCTCGAAGCCCTTCGTGCCCGCCACCGCCTGCACCCCGTCGAACCCCAACGCCCCCCACTTGCTGCCCAGAAGACGCGGCAGCCGGAGGTCGGCGGCGGAGCTGCTGTCGCCCGCCATGCGGGAGGCCATCGGGTAGACCGTCCCGAGCGCCGAGTCGAAGCGCGAGAAGCAGCAGACCAACGGGCCGTCGACACGGTCCTGTTGGCCGTGCAGGACGCCCTTGCCCCGCGCGTCGTGCGGCAGCCGGGCCGCGAACGCGTAGTGGGAGAAGGCCGCTTGGAGCAGGGTCACCGACTTCACGTTCCGTACGCCCCTGGGCAGCCCGCGCAGCGCGAACGACACCAGGCGCCCGCCGAAGCTGTGCCCCACGAGATGCACCCGCAGCCCGGGTGCCACCTGCGAGAGCCGTCCGACCAGCGGGCCAAGACCGCGCTCACCGACCG contains:
- a CDS encoding ArsR/SmtB family transcription factor, which produces MTSSRTGRTSSARAEAAGLAALASLVADETRAGFLLALLDGRAWTAGELARHAGVAASTASEHLGKLVAGGLLAEERQGRHRYVRLADARVAQLVEDLAAQVAPTTAVRPRTLREAGAGSAMARGRTCYDHLAGRLGIAVTDALTGRGLLRQDTGFALTDEGVRWFDGLGVPLVRTGRRPLARACLDWTERRPHLAGIAGAALCRHALDTGWCVRIGSERAVKVTAEGERALAELLGIQPETLH
- a CDS encoding TetR/AcrR family transcriptional regulator, coding for MARPRKPLLSTDRIVGAARTLVDAEGLAAVSTRRLAAELGVSGPSLYNHFRTKDQILEAVADSVSGQVDLSMFEDGRDWRTALHDWAVSYRAALRDHPNIVPVLARGPGRRPAGLRLADAVFGAMVEAGWPPAQATSIGALMRYFVMGSALGSFAGGFVDDETAYDPADYPHLGQAHLLAEQQEKIDERAFETGLRALLDGLALQFEGLRG
- a CDS encoding acyl-CoA dehydrogenase family protein, with the translated sequence MNLGLSEEQAAVRRLARDFVDREIAPHVVAWDRAEEVDRSIVKKLGDVGFLGLTVDEEYGGSGGDHLAYCLVTEELGRGDSSVRGIVSVSLGLVAKTIASWGSEEQKRQWLPGLTSGAYVGCFGLTEPGTGSDAGNLSTRAVRDGDDYVISGSKMFITNGTWADVVLLFARSTDAPGHKGVSAFLIPTDTPGLTRRTVHGKLGLRGQATAELALEDVRVPASTMLGPEGKGFSIAMSALAKGRMSVAAGCVGIAQAALDAAVTYATEREQFGKTIAHHQLVQELLSDIAVDVDAARLLTWRVADLVDRGEPFATESSKAKLFASEAAVRAANNALQVFGGYGYIDEYPVGKLLRDARVMTLYEGTSQIQKLVIGRALTGISAF
- a CDS encoding YiaA/YiaB family inner membrane protein, with translation MSETPVKQQNTAAFYGQAVLSFGVAVVATTIGIFKLEADTWVRAFLGIAVLYLVTSAFTLAKVIRDRQEAGQIVSRVDQARLEKLLAAHDPFEKL
- a CDS encoding TetR/AcrR family transcriptional regulator; this translates as MSTAEETAGAEMPPWAEVTPDAARRLLVAAVEAFAERGYHATTTRDIAGRAGMSPAALYIHYKTKEELLHRISRIGHEKALEILRTAAQGEGGAAERLADAVSSFVRWHAGGRTTARVVQYELDSLGPDARAEIIALRRQVDAEVRGIIQDGVAAGDFDVPDVPGTTLAVLSLCIDVARWFNVNGTRTPDEVGTLYADLVLRMVGARK
- a CDS encoding MaoC family dehydratase, with amino-acid sequence MAEPRIFTSADELKAAVDEQLGYSDWLEVDQKRIDLFADATGDHQWIHVDPEKAAAGPFGTTIAHGYLTLSLLPLFGPQLIKVEGVKMGVNYGTNKVRFPAPVPVGSRLRATAKITGVDEVPGGVQVSVGFTVEREGGDKPVCAAESVSRYYF
- the soxR gene encoding redox-sensitive transcriptional activator SoxR, whose translation is MPQIPEKIHELTVGQLSARSGAAVSALHFYESKGLISSRRTTGNQRRYHRDALRRVAFVRAAQRVGIPLATIRDALAELPEERTPTREDWARLSEAWRSELDERIKQLGRLRDHLTDCIGCGCLSLETCVLSNPDDVFGERQSGSRLMVERPGARNQREQPEKEPRNCG
- a CDS encoding RNA ligase (ATP), which produces MSTLRVTAEVLTVHEHPNADALELAQVGLYRAVVAKGVYRTGETAVYIPEQSVLPEELIEELGLTGRLAGSRSDRVKAVRLRGELSQGIVCRPKVLAGVDLARAAADGTDFAERLGITKWVPPIPPTMDGEVEPAPDLLPWVDIENIQRYPDIFTPGEDVVLTEKLHGSACLLTYFAEDGRVQVSSKGFGAKYLALTEDPRNLYWRAVHGHGVTAAAARLAERLGARRVGVFGEVYGAGVQDLTYGADGRRESLGYAVFDVSAEIDGEVRWLDATKLLTGELPLVPRLYEGPYDIGRVLEFASGRETVSGQGLHLREGVVIRPATERYSPVTGGRAVAKAVSPAYLTRKGGTEYE
- a CDS encoding 3-keto-5-aminohexanoate cleavage protein: MVQVCVNGGRGSGDGALVPLSPAAMADSAAEAVAVGASDIHVHPKSPCGEDTLSPKAVAATLEQIRSRVTAPVGVTTGAWAEPDPATRVARVREWTVLPDHASVNWHEPGAEQVAAALLERGVAVEAGIWSDTDGAARFAASPLAPRVLRILAEVTDPNPDTAEDSARGLLAALTVTHGRPVLLHGEEGGTWPVLRLAGRLGLATRIGLEDTLFLPNGQRALSNAELVTEGLVQHERARRSP
- a CDS encoding penicillin acylase family protein → MPRRTPRTILDRQRTPRRFTKFLKGASICVLVAGLLSPLSQAAAAQPASATAAAAANDYCGGRCSDILPAGQNGNATLAEILLNQAFGTQPAHADDQLAPYGSLASGYSGLTDAKINDFFRDASFGVPADQVESTLKPAGRTDVTIVRDKKTGVPHITGTTRYGTEFGAGYAAAQDRLWLMDVFRHVGRGKLTPFAGGAPSNQGLEQEFWRHAPYTEADLQAQIDNAVATNGARGRQALDDVRAYIAGINAYIDASDSGRYFPGEYVLTGHKDSVTNAGTIEHFKETDLVALASVIGALFGSGGGGEVNNAISLLAAQSKYGVEEGTKVWESFRERNDPEAVLTVHNGESFPYATKPADPQGEALPAAGSVAEVLLVYDRTGSAATATATGTSAAATASALSSAKRGMSNALVVSGKSTASGNPIAVFGPQTGYFAPQLLMLQEIQGPGLSARGASFAGLSMYVELGRGQDYAWSATTSGQDIIDTYAVELCQDDTHYLYRGTCTAMEKIEQTNAWKPTTADGTAAGSYRMQVWRTKYGPVTHRATVDGKRVAYTTLRSSYMHEADSIIGFQMLNDPDYVKSPQTFQSAVQHINYTFNWFYADSQHTAYYNSGDNPVRANGVDAEFPVWAQSAYEWKNWTPTTNTADYTPASAHPNSVDQDYYISWNNKQAKDYTTAPWGNGSVHRGNLLEDRVKKLVTAGGVTRASLTKAMADAALADLRAEDVLPKLLKVVNSSPVTDSAAAAAVTKLSDWVTAGAKRKETSAGSKAYANAEAIRILDAWWPLLVKAEFEPGLGSDLYTAMTSNLPVDEAPSAGHGPTGSHAGSSFQYGWWSYVHKDIRAVLGETVEGGLAKPYCGGGSLSACRTILINSLKEAAAKTAAQVYPGDDLCSAGDQWCADSVNQRTLGGIKHGRISWQNRPTYQQVVEFASHR